CCGGCGGCAGCACGGCGCCCAGCGCGATCTCGTTCACGCGCACGCGCGGGGCGAGCGCCGGGCCGAGGACCATCCGGAGGCGCTGCTCCGGACGCTCAAGCTGGAGCAGCTCCACCTGCGCGCCGGCAAGGGCCGGCCCCGATGGCATGATATCGAGCTGAGGCAGGATCTCGCGGAGAACAACCTGGTCGAAGGACGCCCCTGAGATCAGAAACTCATACACCGTCGGCCGCTGCGCCTTGCGATCGATTCCGAATCCGCTGGTCGCGTTCGCCTGCGGATCGAGATCGATGAGGAGAGTCTTCTTCTCGGCCGTTGCAAGACATGCCGCCAGATTCACCGACGTAGTCGTTTTTCCCACGCCGCCCTTTTGATTGGCGACGGCGATCAGCCTCATGCTCACCCTCCCGGTTGAGAAAAATCTTATTTCCCGATTGTAGAGCCGGCCCATCCAAAAGTCAAGCACAATCGGTATTGTTCCACGTGAAACACCACTTCAGGCGAGGGGGCGCCTTCGGATCGCATTCATTGAGCGCGGGTAAATTGCCGGGGTCGGGCAGGTCTTCTTTATCCTGAGGAGCAGCCGCCTGCGGGGCGAGCAGGATAGATCATAAGACATTGTATCTTCTAAACTTGCGCCTGTTTCGCCGGCCGCTTTTGAGACCGATTCGATCTCGTCCGCCCCGAGCGCGCCCGCTTGGAGGACCAGCATGCCGCCCACCCGGATGAACGGAGTCCCCAGCTCGATCGCCGCGGCCGGGCTCGCGACGGCGCGGCAGAACGCGAGGTCGAACCGCTCTCTGAAGGCGCCCTCATGGGCGCACCGCTCCGCGCGCCCGGCGAGGATATCGACGTTGTCGAGGGACAGGGCACGGCGGAGCGTTTTAAGAAAACTAGTCTTTTTTGTTATTGCCTCAATACAGGCAAGCGGCCGCTCCGGATGGAGCAGCTTGACCGCCATTCCCGGGAAACCGGCGCCCGCGCCGATGTCGATCATCCGCGGGACCCGGAGAAATTCGCCCGCGAACGACGAGGCGACAAACGAGTCGGCAAACAGCTCGCAGGCGGCCCTCCCGGGTTCGGTGCTGCCGACGAGGCGAAGGCGCGCGTTCCAGCGGGCGAGCAGCCGGTAATAGGCGGCGCAGGAGTCAAGAACCGGCTCAGGCAGTGGCAGGCGGAGGCGGGCCGCCTCCCGCGCGAGCGAGTCGCGAAAGAGGTCGATGTCGTCTGTGGCCATCGCTCTTCCTTCCTCAATTCTTGCCAAAAAGGTCAGAATTTCTCGTCTGGCTTTTGGAACAAGAAAGCAAGCAATCGCATTTGAAAACAGTATCTAACCGCAGAGGCGCGGAGGTCGCAAAGATTTTTTTTGACGAATGCCTCGAACGAAGGGATTCAGGATATCTCTTTTGCATTGCAAAATCTTGAATTTCTGTCGCTGCTGTCCAAGATAAACTGAGAACGACGTCTCAGAGGAGGTTAAAGCCCTACGATTTTTCAGGGTTCCCCCTGTCCGCCTGAAAATGAGGTTTCTTCGATGTACAGATTCAAGAAGAAACGTCACCGTCGTCCAAGATAGCTTTCCCGTTTCGGAAAAAACTGTCAATGGATGCTGACAATTTCATTGAACCGCAAAGGCGGTAGAGGCCGCAAAGACGGGATAAAAGGAGAATTTAAGAGGTCCAGTTATGCACTGTCTTTCTCTGCGCTCTTCGCGTCTCCGCGGTGAAGAAAGCTTTTATAAAGACAGCCTCAAATTAGTCACTCCAATCCGCCTTTTAAGATATGGGTTTTTGTGAATCAAAAGGCCATATTGGAATTATCTTGGACAGCAGTGAAGAAAAGTTTCAAATCCCGCGCCGCGCGGGACCAACAGAGACAACGGAGGGAAAAGATATTCTTTGTGCTCCGTTTCCTCCGTTACCTCCTGTTGAGGAATCCTTTTCTTCTCCTTTTTGTGTATCTTTCATTGAACCCGCGTGACGCTCGATCGGTAATATTCGTTTCATGCGTTGAATGACGTCATTCGTGTTCCAGGAATTTGGTCGCGGTTACGCCGTGCGCCCGGCAGGTTTCAGGCCATCCACATGGTCGCTTCGTAATCAGGCCCCGGCACCGAGAGCTCGAGATAGCCGGTGCGCGGCCAGCGCTCGACCTCGAGGTATCCCCTGCGCACTGAGACGTGAAACCTGGCGAGGTCTCCCTCCGCAAGCCCGAGCGAAGCGAGCCCGATCGACAGCTCGACGGTTTTCTCCGCGGCGAGCCGAACGGCCGCCTCGGCGGGGTTCCACTGCTCGCCGTCGGCGCTCTGCCAGACGGCGTGCTCGACGCGGCCGGAATCGGGAAAGCGGACCTCGATGCGGGTGCGGCAGCGGGCTTCGAGGTGAAGCTCGAGCGCGATCCCCCGGAGCTCCTCATCGCGCGGGGGCGAGGTCGTATCGATCCGGAAGAAGAGGCTTTCGAGGCTGCATCCCCAGCAGATGCGCGAGACGAGCGGCTGCGAGATGTTCATCGCGCCGCCGGAGCGCAGGATATCGAAGCTGCCGGCCGCGATCCATTCGTAGTAATGGGTGATCAGCCCGTCGATCGAGGGATTGAGCAGCCCGCTCGGCTGCTCGGTCGGCCGGGCGGCGCCCCGGTTGATGATCGGCTCGCCGAGCGCCGTCGGCGGCTGGACGTCCAACAGCCGGTAGGCTTCCTGCAGGTGCGCGCGGAAGAGGCGGTCGAATTCGCTGTCGTAGGCGGAGGTGAAGTCGTCGCCGTACCACCAGAACCAGTCGCTGCCCTCGGCCGCGTACAGGTGCTCCCAGGCGGCGCTCAGGGTTTGCGGCGCGAGATCGGGCCGGCGCGTCTGCTCGCGGAGGATGACGTCGCGCGTGCGTGCGAGCAGGTCCCAGGCGAGGTTGTCCTCTTTCCGTCCGATCCAGATATTGAAGCTTCGCCCGATCCATGAGCCGCTGAAGACGCGCCCGATCCTCATGCGCGGCGGGAAGCGCTCGAGGTAATCGCCGATGGTGACGGCGTCGATCGCGCTCGATTGCGAGATGAGCGAATACAGCTCGCGCAGAAAGACGCTGCCGCCGTCGGCGTAGTATTCCCACGGGTTCTCACCATCGAGGATGATGCTGACCAGGTGCTCGCCGGAGGACGGGCGCAGGTGGGCGTGGATGTTCTGCAGGTGGTTGCCAAGATCGCGCCCGCTCGCGGCGGGCGGATTCTTTGCGTACGTGAACCCGATGAGGTCCGAGAGGCCGCGGTCGCGGAACACGATGCTGAGACCCTTCTCGCCGAGCTGGAGCCGGTAGGGCGCGTAGATGATCTCGGCGCTCCGCTGGCGCCCGAGCGTGGCGAGCAGGATGTCCTCGTCGGTCGCGATCCATTCGATTCCGGCGCCGGCGATGATCTCGGCGGCCTCGACGCTCACCGAGCCCTCCGACGGCCACATGCCGCGCGGGCGCCGGCCGAAGATGCGCTCTGCGGTCTCGACCGCGCGCTGGACGTGCCAGCGCGCGTCCTCCGGATGCCGGAACCGCTCCTTCGGCAGCCTGACGTCGGGCATCGCCTCGCGCGCCGACTCGTGGTCGCACAGGAGCGGCAGGATCGGGTGATAATACGGGCTGACCGATATCTCGATCCGGCCCTCCTCCTGCGCCTTTCGATACCGCGGCAGGAGCGAGCGGATCAGCTCGATCTGGCGGTCGAGCACGAAGTGTTTTTCCGTTTCGCTGAAGCCGCGGCGCCGGGCGATCAGCCCCCGCAGATCGGCGTCCTTTTCGCGGGCCGCGTAACCGAACCATGTCAGGTTGTACCAGACCTGAAGGTCCCGAATTTCGTCGTCGGCAAAAAGGGCCTGCCGCTCCTTCAGCTCCTCGGGCGCCGCGCGCAGCCCGCGCTTCTCGAGCAGCTCGCGGTAGCGCGGGTGGGGAAAGACCATGGTCTCCCAGTTGGCCGAGAAGAAATGCTCGAGGATGAACGCGCGCTCGGCGGGCTCGAGCTCGCCGGCCGGCTTGCGGGAGAGCTCAAGGAACGCGTCAGTGGCCGTTCCGGCGGCGTAATCCTCGAGCTGCACCAGGAGCGAGGGCGAGAAATTGAACGTCTGGCGCACGCGCGGGAAGTCGTCGAGCACCGACAGCATGTCGTTGTATCCCTTGATCGCGTGCAGGCGCACCCAGGGAAGCGCATACGAGCCGCCGGCGGGTTCCTTGTAGAGCGGCTGGTGCATATGCCACAGGAACGCGACGTGAATCCTGTCCATCTCTTCCTGTTCCCTTAAGATAACTTTTTTGAATGACAGTTCAGATGCATGCCTGCCGGAGGGGCTCCGGCCTCGACGCCTCGTATTCTATTCCGGCCCGCGGGCATTGTCAATGAACGCCGCCGTTTTCGTACCGTTTTCGTTGACATGAGCCGAAAATTAGTGCTAAAATAACTCGGTGGCCGGTTGGCAATTCGCAGCGCTGGGTGCCAAGCCGGCTTTCAGTGTGATGGGTTCTTGCCGTTTGATTTTTTTGGGGGATACGTACCACAATGATAGGTTTCACGAAACTGCTCTGCGGCGTTGCCACGATCGGCGAGGCCCTTAATTACAGCCGCCGCGGCGACGCCGGCGTTCCCGCCCACATGCTGCAGTTCACGACGGCCGAGCGGCCGCTGGTGGCGTGGAACACGACGCGCCGCTGCAACCTGCGGTGCCTTCACTGCTATCTCGATTCGGAGGATAAGGAATACGCGGGCGAATTGACGACCGATCAGGCGAAGGCGATGATCGACGACCTCGCCGAGATCGGGTCGCCCGTCCTGCTGTTTTCCGGCGGCGAGCCGCTCCTGCGCAAGGACATCTTCGAGCTCGGCGAGTACGCGATCGCGAAGGGCATTCGCGCCGTGATCTCCTCAAACGGGACGCTGATCGACGAGCGCGCGGCCGCGCGCATCGCCGAGGTCGGCTTCTCGTACGTCGGCATCAGCATCGACGGCGCTCCGGAGACACACGACCGGTTCCGCCGCAAGAAGGGGGCTTTCGAGGGGGCGATGCGCGGGATCGAGAACTGCACGCGCGCCGGAGTGAAGGCGGGCGTCCGGCTCACGATCAATCAGCATAATTACGGCGACCTCGAGGCGGTTCTCGACATCGTCGAGCGGCACAAGATCCCGCGCTTCTGCATGTATCACCTCGTCTATTCCGGGCGCGGGCGCGAGCTGGCGAAGCAGGACCTTTCGCCCGAGCAGACGCGCCGCGTGGCCGAGAAGCTGATCGAGAAGACGTACGACTGGCATCGGCGCGGCGTCGAGACCGAGATCCTCACCACCGACAACCACGCCGACGGCGTGATGCTCGAAAAACATATCCGCGACCTCAATCCGGACCGGGCGCTCGAGATAACCGAGCTGCAGAAGCGGCATGGCGGCTGCTCCGCCGGGCGCAAGTTCGCGAACGTCGACTGGAGAGGCGACGTGCACGCCTGCCAGTTCTGGAACCACGTCACGCTCGGCAACGTGAAGGAGCGCCGCTTCTCGGAGATATGGACCGACCCGAACAACGAGTTCCTGCAGAAACTCAAACACCTGCACGAGCACATCCGCGGCAAGCGGTGCGGCTCGTGCAAATACAAGACCATTTGCGGCGGCTGCCGCATCCGGGCCGAGGCCACCTGCGGAGACATGTGGGGGGACGACCCGGCCTGCTACCTGTCCGACCGCGAGATCATGGAATAAAAAGGACCCGCCTCTCGCGAACGCGCGCGCGGTCTGGCAAGAGATCTTATCAAAGGATAATGGGCGCCGGGGCTTCTGCCTCTGTGGGGGAAAAAGAAATGAGATACCCGATCTACCGCCCGCGCAGGTTGAGGGCGAACGAGAACCTCAGGCGCATGATCCGGGAGACCCGCCTCTCGACGGACGACCTGATCATGCCGCTGTTCGTGCGGCCGGGCAGGGGCGTTCGCAACAAGATATCGTCGATGCCGGGCATATTTCAGCTCTCGGTGGATGAAGCGGTGAAGGAGGCGCGCAAGGCGGCCGATCTCGGCGTTCCCGCGATCATCCTCTTCGGGATTCCCGAAGCGAAAGATGCGCGCGGGACGCACGGGTACAAGAAGGATAACATCGTCGCGAAGGCGATCAGGGCGATCCGGGACAAGGTGGAGGATCTTGTCATCGTCACCGATGTCTGCCTGTGCGAGTACACCGACCACGGCCACTGCGGGGTGGTCAGGAAAGAGCGCGGCGGCGGATTTTCGGTCGATAACGACGCCACGCTCGAGCTGCTTGCGAAGATGGCGCTCTCGCACGTCCAGGCCGGCGCGCACATGGTGGCGCCGAGCGACATGATGGACGGCCGCATCGGCGCGGTCAGGGCTTCGCTCGACGATAGCGGCTTCGAGCATATCCCCATCATGGCCTATGCGGCCAAATACGCCTCGGCCTTCTACGGGCCGTTCCGCGACGCGGCCGAGTCGCCGCCGCAGTTCGGCGACCGGCGCTCGTATCAGATGGACCCGCCGAATTCGGATGAGGCGCTGAGAGAGGTCGCGCTCGATATCGAGGAGGGCGCCGACATCGTGATGGTGAAGCCGGCGCTGCCGTACCTCGACATCATCTATCGCGTGAAACAGGAATTTGGGTATCCGGTCGCGGCTTACAACGTGAGCGGCGAATACGCCATGATCAAGGCGGCCGCGGCGAAAGGCTGGGTCGACGAACAGAAGATCGTTCTGGAGATGCTCACCGGCATCAAGCGGGCGGGCGCCGACATCATTCTCACCTATTACGCGCTGGAAGCGGCGCGGTGGCTGTAAGAATTTTGGATCCCGGATCGGAGTCCGGGACATGTTTTGGATTTGGATTCGCGTCGGAATCCGGCCCAGGTTCTGGATTCCGGGATAAGCACACCACCAAGACACAACGAGGCGTGACTTTTCGGTTTTCTTGGTGCCTTGGTGCCTCTGTGGTTAATTTCAAAACTTTGTATTTTATTCTTTATGACCGTTGAACAAAAAAAACGACACGCTCACGGCGGGCATCCGGGCGGGAAATCGGAGCTGCGGCTGGTCGCGTGGGAGATCACGCGCTCGTGCAATCTCGCCTGCATCCACTGCCGCGCGTCGGCCGAGCGGGGCCCGTATCCGAACGAGCTCTCGACCGGGGAATGCAAGAAGGTTCTCGACGAGATCCACTCGTTCAGCGACCCGATCATCATCTTCACCGGCGGCGAGCCGCTGCTGCGCACGGACATCTTCGAGATCCTTCGCTACGGGCAGTCTCTCGGGATGAAGATGACGATGGCGGTCAACGGTGTTCTGCTGGATGAGCCGACTGCGCGCCGGCTGGTCGAGCACGGCATCCAGCGCATCAGCGTCAGCATCGACGGCTCGACCGCGGAGACGCACGACGCGTTCCGGAAGGTGCCGGGCGCGTTTGCGGGCGCGATGCGGGGGATCGAGGCGGCGAAGAAGGCCGGACTTCCGTTCCAGCTCAACACCACGATCACCAGGATCAACCTGCACGAGATCGGCGACATCCTGAAGCTGGCGGTCGATCTGGGGGCGGTCGCCCACCACATTTTTCTCCTGGTCCCGACGGGCCGCGGGAAAGATCTCGAGGAACAGGAAATCCCTCCCGAGGAATACGAGCGGACGCTGAACTGGTTCTATGAGCAGCGCGAGAAGACTCCGCTCCAGCTCAAGGCGACGTGCGCCCCGCATTTTTACCGCATTCTGCGCCAGCGGGCGGCGGCCGAGGGCAAAGAGGTGAGCTTCGAGACCTACGGGATGGACGCCGTGACGCGCGGCTGTCTCGGCGGCGTCGCTTTCTGTTTCATCTCGCACGTCGGCACGCTCTCGCCGTGCGGATACCTCGAGCTCGACTGCGGCAACGTGCGCGCGGAGGGCTTTCGCGCGGCGTGGGAGAACTCGAAGGTCTTCAACGAGCTGCGCGACTTCAGCCGCTACGAGGGCAAGTGCGGGAAGTGCCGCTACCTGAAAGTGTGCGGCGGCTGCAGGGCGCGCGCGTACGCGCGGACCGGCAATTACCTTGCGGAAGAGCCCTACTGCGTGTATCCGGGCTCCGGGTGAGAAAGACTCGCTCGCGCGGCCTCTTGTCTCTCTAACCAAATATGGACGGCATGACTGCATTCAAGAGAATCGAGCAGGAAGTCCTGAAGGTCATCCAGCAGGAATTCCCCATCTCGCCTCATCCCTACCGGGAGCTTGCCCGGCGGATCGGTTCGTCCGAGGACGACGTGTTTCATGCAGTCGAACACCTCCGCAAAACGGGGATCATCCGGCGCCTCGGCGGCAGCTTCGACTCGCGAAAGGTCGGCTACAAGAGCACCCTCGTCGCGCTCAGCGTCCCGAAGGAGCGCCTTTCCGAGGTCGTTTCGATCGTCAACGGCTACACCGGCGTGACCCACAATTATGAGCGCGAGGGCGCCTACAACGTCTGGTTCACGCTGATCGAGCAGTCCGAGAAGAAGATAGAGGAGACGCTCGGCGAGATCGGGCGGCGGACCGGCCTCAAGCCGCTCAACCTTCCCGCATCACACCTGTTCAAGATCAAGGTGGACTTCGATCTGGAGAACGACGGCGAATGAAACTCGACCCCCTCGATCATAAAATCATCAATGCGCTTTCCGGCGACCTTCCGCACACCAGGGAGCCGTACCGGCAGATAGCCGAGGAACTGGGTGTCACCGAAGAAGAGCTGCTCGCGCGGGTCCGGGGATATCTTGAGAAGGGCCTGCTGAGGCGGATGGGCGCGATGATCGCGCACCGTGCGGCCGGGGTCGACGCCAACGGCATGATCGTGTGGGACGTGCCGGAGGATCGGATCGAGGAAGTCGGCCGAATGCTGGCGTCGGCGCCGGAGATCACGCACTGCTACGCGCGCCCCCGCTTTGCGGAGTGGCCCTACAACCTGTACACGATGGTTCACGGGCGCACGCGCGCCTTCTGCGAGAAGACCGCGAAACGTCTCGCGGCCGAGGTCGGCATCGACCGGTTCAAGCTCGTGTTCAGCACGCGCGAGTTCAAGAAAACCAGTCCGCGGTATTTTTAGCCGATTCAGCGATCGCCGGCCGCTCTCCAATACCGCGACACAGCCTCAAATATTTATCCCGGGGAGATGGGTACATGCTTCAGGAATTGAGCTAACGTCGGGGGGAATGCATGGCTGCAAGAAAGATGACGAAGTCGAAGCAGTTGTGGAAGCAGGCGCAGCGGCTGATGCCGGGCGGCGTGAACAGCCCGGTGCGCGCGTTCAAAGGGGTCGGCGGCTCGCCGATATTTGTTGAAAGAGGCAAGGGAAGCCGCATCTGGGACGTCGACGGCAACGAGTATATCGACTACGTGTGCTCGTGGGGGCCGTTGATCCTCGGGCACGCCCATAAAGAGGTCGTTGCCCGATTGCGAAAGACGGCGGCCGAGGGAACCAGTTTCGGCATCCCGACCGAAAAGGAATCGCGGCTGGCGAAGATGATCATGCGCGCGTTTCCGTCGATCGAGCGCGTGCGCCTGGTAAACTCCGGCACCGAGGCGGTCATGAGCGCGATCCGGCTGGCGCGCGCGTGGACGGATCGGCCGCTGATCGTGAAGTTCGAGGGGTGCTACCACGGGCACGCCGACGGCCTGCTGGTGAAGGCGGGCTCGGGCGCGATGACGCTCGGGGTGCCGACGAGTCCGGGCGTGCCGCCGCAGTATGCGGGCTGCACCATCACGCTTCCGTATAATGATCTCGAAGCCGCCGCGGCCGCCTTCCGCGAGCACGGCAGCGAGATCGCCTGCCTGATCGTCGAGCCGATTGCGGGGAACATGGGGGTCGTGCCGCCGGAGGAGGGCTACCTCGAAGGCCTGCGCGAGCTGACGGCAAAGCACGGCGTCCTGCTGATCTTCGACGAGATCATCACCGGTTTTCGCGTCGCGTACGGCGGCGCCCAGAAGCTTTTCAAGGTGAAGCCCGACCTCACGACGCTCGGCAAGATCATCGGCGGCGGCCTACCCGTGGGCGCATACGGCGGCAGGGCGGACATCATGGAGATGATGGCGCCGGCCGGTCCGGTCTACCAGGCGGGAACGCTTTCGGGCAACCCGCTGGCGGTCGAGGCCGGCATCGCAACGCTCGAGGTGCTCTCGCGGCCGGGCGCATACAAGAAGCTGGACCTGTTGGCGGAGCGGCTGGGCGAGGGCCTGATCGAGGCCGCTCGAATGGCCGGCATCCCATCGTATCATACCAGGATCGGTTCGATGCTGTGCATGTTCTTTTCCGAGCAGCCGGTGCGCAACCTCGCGGATGCGCTGAGGTGCGACACGCGCAGATACGCGAAGTATTTTCACGAGATGCTCGAGCGCGGCGTGTACCTGGCGCCGTCCCAGTTCGAGGCCGCATTCGTTTCGCTCGCGCATACGGAGAAGGACGTCGAGAGAACGGTTCGGGCCGCCGAGCAGTCTCTCCTGGAAATCGAATAGAGGCCACCGGATAAAACGCTTTATTTTTTTGGCGCTTTCGGCTATACTTTCCCTTTGACATCCGAACGCGATCAGGCTTCCTTTGAGGAGGAAAGCCGAGGGGAGGGGCCGGCGAGCGCATAAAGAGGATTGGATGCCGTCGGTTCCCGCAGGAGAAGTCAGGCTGATCGTTCACGTCGGCCTGATGCTGATTCTCGGACTTTTCTTTGGAGGGCTGGTCGCGCGGGTGCGCGTCCCGCGCGTCACCGGCTACCTGGCGGCGGGCTTTCTGCTCGGCCCGTCGGTGAGCCGGATGGTCCAGTGGGACGAGCTGCGCAACTTCGATCTCATCGCGCAGCTGGCGCTGGGGCTGATCATGTTCAGCATCGGCGGCGAGTTCCGGGCCGACCACATCAGGCGCTTCGGCCGCAAGCTCTTTCTGGTGACGGCGGTACAGATGGTGCTGACGTGGGCATTGGTCGGCGGTCTGCTGTGGCTGGTCAGCCGCAATTTCATTCTGGCTGTCGTGGTCGGCTTCATAGCGATGGAAACCGCCCCCGCCACCACCCTTGTGGTAATCAAGGAATACGAGTCGGAAGGCTCGTTCACCTCGAACCTGATGGCGCTGGTGGGAATCAACAATTTCCTTTGTCTCATTTTATTTCCGTTCCTGCTCGTCCTCGTGATGCAGAACGAGCGGGGGCTGGCTTTTTCCGCGATGGAAGCTGGGCGCTCGATGCTGCTGGGGCTGGCCGGCGGGTTCGCGCTGAGCTTTTTGGAAGAGCGCGTATACACGCCCAAGCAGCAATTGCTGCTTGCGATTGCGGCGATAACCCTGGTCGTTGGGATGGCATACGCCTGGGGCGGGTCCGGTCCGCTGGCGACCCTGGTGCTTGGCGCTGCCAAGAGGAACACCTCGGCGCACGGCGCTTCGATGTTCCAGTTGATCGATGCGAGCGCCTATCCGTTTTATGTGATATTTTTTGTGATAGCAGGCGCGAATCTTCATCTTGAAACGCTGGTGCACGTAGGGCTGCTGGGGGCGGCCTACATTGGCGGCAGGACGCTGGCGAAGATAGCGGGTTCGGCGCTCGGGGCCTCGGCGGCCGGTCTCTCGGAGGAATGGCGGCGGTACCTCGGCCTCGCGATGCTCTCGCACGCGGGGGTGGCCATCGGACTGGCGATGGCCGTGGGCCAGTCCGGTCTGCAGGGCGCGCAGGCCATGCAGGCGATCGTGCTTGGCTCGATCGTTGTGTTTGAGGTCTTCGGGCCGCTATCGGTTCGGTTTTCGCTTGTCCGGTGCGGAGAGGTGAAGCTGGTGTCGCTCTTGCCGCACCTGCCGGGCAGATCGGTGTCCGACATTTTAGAGATGATGGCAAGCCGGGTCCGCGCATCGATTGGGTTGCCGCCTTCGGCTTTCCGCGGCCGCGGTATGGCTGGGCCTGCGGCAAAGCACGTTATGAGAAGAAACGTCGAGAGCGTGCTGGAGAACGCCGGTTTGGACGAATTGATGAAGATATTCTCCCACGCCCGGTATGACCTGCTTC
Above is a window of Candidatus Abyssobacteria bacterium SURF_5 DNA encoding:
- the hemB gene encoding porphobilinogen synthase, coding for MRYPIYRPRRLRANENLRRMIRETRLSTDDLIMPLFVRPGRGVRNKISSMPGIFQLSVDEAVKEARKAADLGVPAIILFGIPEAKDARGTHGYKKDNIVAKAIRAIRDKVEDLVIVTDVCLCEYTDHGHCGVVRKERGGGFSVDNDATLELLAKMALSHVQAGAHMVAPSDMMDGRIGAVRASLDDSGFEHIPIMAYAAKYASAFYGPFRDAAESPPQFGDRRSYQMDPPNSDEALREVALDIEEGADIVMVKPALPYLDIIYRVKQEFGYPVAAYNVSGEYAMIKAAAAKGWVDEQKIVLEMLTGIKRAGADIILTYYALEAARWL
- a CDS encoding Lrp/AsnC family transcriptional regulator, with amino-acid sequence MKLDPLDHKIINALSGDLPHTREPYRQIAEELGVTEEELLARVRGYLEKGLLRRMGAMIAHRAAGVDANGMIVWDVPEDRIEEVGRMLASAPEITHCYARPRFAEWPYNLYTMVHGRTRAFCEKTAKRLAAEVGIDRFKLVFSTREFKKTSPRYF
- a CDS encoding Lrp/AsnC family transcriptional regulator, yielding MTAFKRIEQEVLKVIQQEFPISPHPYRELARRIGSSEDDVFHAVEHLRKTGIIRRLGGSFDSRKVGYKSTLVALSVPKERLSEVVSIVNGYTGVTHNYEREGAYNVWFTLIEQSEKKIEETLGEIGRRTGLKPLNLPASHLFKIKVDFDLENDGE
- a CDS encoding radical SAM protein, coding for MIGFTKLLCGVATIGEALNYSRRGDAGVPAHMLQFTTAERPLVAWNTTRRCNLRCLHCYLDSEDKEYAGELTTDQAKAMIDDLAEIGSPVLLFSGGEPLLRKDIFELGEYAIAKGIRAVISSNGTLIDERAAARIAEVGFSYVGISIDGAPETHDRFRRKKGAFEGAMRGIENCTRAGVKAGVRLTINQHNYGDLEAVLDIVERHKIPRFCMYHLVYSGRGRELAKQDLSPEQTRRVAEKLIEKTYDWHRRGVETEILTTDNHADGVMLEKHIRDLNPDRALEITELQKRHGGCSAGRKFANVDWRGDVHACQFWNHVTLGNVKERRFSEIWTDPNNEFLQKLKHLHEHIRGKRCGSCKYKTICGGCRIRAEATCGDMWGDDPACYLSDREIME
- a CDS encoding CBS domain-containing protein; its protein translation is MPSVPAGEVRLIVHVGLMLILGLFFGGLVARVRVPRVTGYLAAGFLLGPSVSRMVQWDELRNFDLIAQLALGLIMFSIGGEFRADHIRRFGRKLFLVTAVQMVLTWALVGGLLWLVSRNFILAVVVGFIAMETAPATTLVVIKEYESEGSFTSNLMALVGINNFLCLILFPFLLVLVMQNERGLAFSAMEAGRSMLLGLAGGFALSFLEERVYTPKQQLLLAIAAITLVVGMAYAWGGSGPLATLVLGAAKRNTSAHGASMFQLIDASAYPFYVIFFVIAGANLHLETLVHVGLLGAAYIGGRTLAKIAGSALGASAAGLSEEWRRYLGLAMLSHAGVAIGLAMAVGQSGLQGAQAMQAIVLGSIVVFEVFGPLSVRFSLVRCGEVKLVSLLPHLPGRSVSDILEMMASRVRASIGLPPSAFRGRGMAGPAAKHVMRRNVESVLENAGLDELMKIFSHARYDLLPVVTKEGRYIGNISFARIRDVIFDEAVADLLIARDMLDDAVVYVTPGESVDSILQKFSEMSEEVGTLPVISEGESPRVVGMVRQRDAVDAYWRAQRAKAG
- the ahbD gene encoding heme b synthase, which produces MTVEQKKRHAHGGHPGGKSELRLVAWEITRSCNLACIHCRASAERGPYPNELSTGECKKVLDEIHSFSDPIIIFTGGEPLLRTDIFEILRYGQSLGMKMTMAVNGVLLDEPTARRLVEHGIQRISVSIDGSTAETHDAFRKVPGAFAGAMRGIEAAKKAGLPFQLNTTITRINLHEIGDILKLAVDLGAVAHHIFLLVPTGRGKDLEEQEIPPEEYERTLNWFYEQREKTPLQLKATCAPHFYRILRQRAAAEGKEVSFETYGMDAVTRGCLGGVAFCFISHVGTLSPCGYLELDCGNVRAEGFRAAWENSKVFNELRDFSRYEGKCGKCRYLKVCGGCRARAYARTGNYLAEEPYCVYPGSG
- the rsmG gene encoding 16S rRNA (guanine(527)-N(7))-methyltransferase RsmG, translated to MATDDIDLFRDSLAREAARLRLPLPEPVLDSCAAYYRLLARWNARLRLVGSTEPGRAACELFADSFVASSFAGEFLRVPRMIDIGAGAGFPGMAVKLLHPERPLACIEAITKKTSFLKTLRRALSLDNVDILAGRAERCAHEGAFRERFDLAFCRAVASPAAAIELGTPFIRVGGMLVLQAGALGADEIESVSKAAGETGASLEDTMSYDLSCSPRRRLLLRIKKTCPTPAIYPRSMNAIRRRPLA
- the hemL gene encoding glutamate-1-semialdehyde-2,1-aminomutase, yielding MTKSKQLWKQAQRLMPGGVNSPVRAFKGVGGSPIFVERGKGSRIWDVDGNEYIDYVCSWGPLILGHAHKEVVARLRKTAAEGTSFGIPTEKESRLAKMIMRAFPSIERVRLVNSGTEAVMSAIRLARAWTDRPLIVKFEGCYHGHADGLLVKAGSGAMTLGVPTSPGVPPQYAGCTITLPYNDLEAAAAAFREHGSEIACLIVEPIAGNMGVVPPEEGYLEGLRELTAKHGVLLIFDEIITGFRVAYGGAQKLFKVKPDLTTLGKIIGGGLPVGAYGGRADIMEMMAPAGPVYQAGTLSGNPLAVEAGIATLEVLSRPGAYKKLDLLAERLGEGLIEAARMAGIPSYHTRIGSMLCMFFSEQPVRNLADALRCDTRRYAKYFHEMLERGVYLAPSQFEAAFVSLAHTEKDVERTVRAAEQSLLEIE